The proteins below are encoded in one region of Verrucomicrobiota bacterium:
- the rpiB gene encoding ribose 5-phosphate isomerase B — protein sequence MKISVGTDHGGVEIRQKIVDFLKSEGHEVNDHGAFNEQSVDYPDYAQLVCHDVVSNEAHFGVLICKSGIGMSICANKVPGIRAALVGYDEDASMTRLHNNSNVLVLPGKHTTDEQAYHRIKAFLETEFEGGRHARRVDKMEPRC from the coding sequence ATGAAGATCAGCGTAGGAACCGACCACGGGGGTGTGGAGATTCGCCAGAAGATTGTAGATTTCCTGAAAAGCGAAGGGCACGAAGTGAACGACCATGGAGCCTTCAATGAACAATCGGTGGATTATCCAGATTACGCACAACTGGTCTGTCACGACGTTGTAAGCAATGAGGCCCATTTCGGCGTGCTTATCTGCAAATCCGGCATTGGTATGAGCATTTGCGCAAATAAAGTTCCGGGTATTCGAGCAGCTCTAGTAGGCTATGACGAGGATGCCAGCATGACACGCCTGCACAATAACTCCAATGTGTTGGTACTTCCCGGGAAGCACACGACAGACGAGCAAGCTTATCATAGGATCAAAGCGTTCCTGGAAACCGAGTTCGAAGGAGGCCGTCATGCACGGAGAGTCGATAAAATGGAGCCACGATGCTAG
- a CDS encoding prolyl oligopeptidase family serine peptidase: protein MFRQLLIFCISLTFSGAFSASVNPEIDFRSPSKEISDIIQQPWMPFFSPDPTRRRLVKLDMENQVSMKYLAREELELAGFYMYAETRARSRRLYAQSFSIVDIYSGVEIHPDGFADSPIILQVQWSPNGDGLALLLERESRTELWYVKAETGKTTNLSELPIHAGMDHMIYWASDSHSILVKTVPGDLGPRPLPAEFPETVLVRETGDEALPAQTHQGVLRNQNDVELFEYFFESQVVRIGLDGSEEPIGEPGIYRYFRESPDGNYLMVERLVKPWSYLVNQEQFAYDVEIWDLRNGEIQVAASSPLAEYLPYGGGSVRRGAREFQWRSDKPATLVWVEAQDGGNPYQAAKVREHIYSHEAPFTDAPELIAAIGNRFGNILWDQEDRALLISWDWVDRKLSLLAFNPSDPTAAHRRLLHYELGDRYRYPGLPLFSYNQFGFPVLTTDSSGDHAFLSGDGASLVGDRPFLDKFNLTTKRKKRLFRSGDTFYENVITVLDADKVELLVSRESVHMPPNYFLWNPKDKFHVQSTHEKNSYPMLEAVGRKQLRYKREDGVALTANLFLPPGYDIERDGPLPTLVWAYPRAYQNASNASQVSNSSNQFVDGRWNQPVIWALKGYAVVDDPAIPIVRHKRGDPNDSFIAQLIDSAEALVNELVDEGISENGAIAIGGHSYGAFMTANLLAHTDLFCAGIARSGAFNRTLTPFGFQSEERNLWQAPRSYLSMSPFLAASGINEPLLLLHGEKDENPGTFTLQSERLFQALNGLGHSSRLVIFTNEGHTVRGDKSIEHMLWEMERWLELYVKGPIYTPVNPMASDSDIINISNGAAENSEEN, encoded by the coding sequence ATGTTTCGACAACTGCTGATTTTCTGTATTTCACTGACCTTTAGCGGCGCATTCTCAGCTTCCGTAAACCCGGAGATTGATTTTCGGAGCCCGTCTAAGGAAATTTCGGATATTATTCAGCAACCTTGGATGCCGTTCTTTAGTCCTGACCCAACCAGGAGGCGACTGGTGAAGCTTGATATGGAGAATCAAGTCTCGATGAAATACCTGGCCAGAGAAGAACTTGAATTAGCCGGTTTTTATATGTATGCCGAAACGCGGGCAAGGAGTAGACGCTTGTATGCGCAAAGTTTCTCAATAGTTGATATTTACTCCGGAGTTGAGATTCATCCTGATGGATTCGCGGATTCACCCATTATTCTTCAAGTTCAGTGGTCACCCAATGGAGATGGATTGGCATTGTTGCTCGAGAGAGAGTCGAGAACTGAATTATGGTACGTAAAGGCCGAAACAGGAAAGACAACTAACTTAAGCGAGTTACCCATTCACGCGGGAATGGATCACATGATTTATTGGGCAAGCGATAGCCATTCCATTTTGGTAAAAACGGTTCCGGGTGATCTGGGTCCACGACCGCTGCCTGCGGAGTTTCCTGAAACTGTGCTTGTTCGTGAGACCGGGGATGAAGCCCTCCCTGCTCAAACTCATCAAGGCGTTTTGAGGAATCAGAATGATGTTGAATTGTTCGAATACTTTTTCGAATCGCAGGTGGTTAGAATCGGTTTGGATGGAAGTGAGGAGCCCATTGGTGAGCCTGGAATATATCGATATTTTAGGGAGTCTCCCGATGGAAATTACCTGATGGTTGAACGACTTGTTAAACCCTGGTCATACTTGGTGAACCAGGAGCAATTTGCCTACGATGTTGAGATTTGGGACCTACGTAACGGAGAGATTCAGGTGGCAGCTTCTTCTCCTCTGGCTGAATATTTACCTTATGGTGGCGGATCCGTTCGCCGGGGCGCACGTGAATTTCAATGGCGCTCTGACAAGCCTGCCACTTTGGTTTGGGTTGAGGCACAAGATGGTGGAAATCCCTATCAGGCAGCAAAGGTTCGAGAACATATTTACAGCCATGAAGCTCCTTTCACTGATGCACCTGAATTGATAGCTGCGATAGGAAATCGTTTTGGCAATATATTGTGGGACCAAGAGGATAGGGCGTTATTAATTTCCTGGGATTGGGTTGATCGAAAGCTGAGTTTGTTAGCATTCAATCCTTCTGATCCGACTGCTGCTCATCGCCGCCTGTTGCATTACGAATTGGGGGATCGTTATCGGTATCCGGGCTTGCCATTATTTTCATACAATCAGTTCGGGTTTCCAGTACTTACAACCGACTCCTCGGGGGACCATGCTTTTTTATCAGGCGACGGCGCATCCTTGGTAGGGGACCGACCTTTTCTAGATAAATTCAATCTCACTACAAAACGCAAGAAACGCCTGTTCCGATCCGGGGACACTTTCTACGAAAACGTCATTACCGTTTTGGATGCTGATAAAGTTGAATTGTTGGTAAGCAGGGAATCGGTTCATATGCCACCCAATTACTTTTTGTGGAATCCTAAGGATAAATTTCATGTGCAGTCGACACACGAAAAGAATTCTTATCCGATGCTCGAAGCCGTTGGTCGCAAGCAATTGCGCTATAAACGAGAGGATGGGGTAGCATTAACTGCCAATTTATTCTTACCTCCCGGGTACGATATAGAACGGGATGGTCCGCTCCCAACGCTGGTATGGGCATACCCCCGGGCTTATCAAAATGCATCCAACGCCAGCCAGGTATCTAATTCTTCCAACCAGTTTGTGGATGGTCGTTGGAATCAACCCGTTATTTGGGCGCTTAAAGGATATGCCGTAGTGGATGATCCGGCTATACCAATTGTTAGACATAAAAGGGGAGACCCGAACGATAGCTTCATTGCTCAATTGATTGATTCGGCCGAAGCCCTTGTTAATGAATTGGTTGATGAGGGGATTAGCGAAAACGGGGCTATCGCCATTGGCGGACACAGCTATGGGGCATTTATGACTGCCAACTTATTGGCTCATACCGACTTGTTTTGCGCAGGAATTGCTCGAAGTGGTGCTTTTAATCGAACATTGACTCCGTTTGGATTTCAATCTGAAGAACGGAATCTATGGCAAGCGCCACGCTCATACTTGAGCATGTCTCCTTTCTTGGCAGCAAGCGGAATCAACGAACCCCTTTTGTTATTACACGGTGAGAAAGACGAAAATCCCGGGACATTTACTTTACAAAGTGAACGTCTATTCCAGGCGCTTAATGGACTTGGTCATTCTTCCAGGTTGGTAATATTTACCAACGAAGGTCATACTGTTCGCGGAGATAAGTCTATTGAGCATATGCTTTGGGAAATGGAGCGTTGGTTAGAACTCTATGTGAAAGGCCCGATTTATACACCTGTTAATCCCATGGCTTCTGATTCGGATATTATTAATATATCCAATGGTGCCGCGGAAAATTCAGAGGAAAATTAG
- a CDS encoding TatD family hydrolase: MKIKLSVSFYLIEDIFVPLYDSHLHLQDPRLKSVLATLSKVYAKLGVERIVVNGTEEGDWEGVGQLAEMFPFVKPAFGVHPWRIFNRSQHWFGNLEYCIDHYHGYIGEIGLDRRIEHHDFDDQIEVFQKQLRLAARKNVPASIHCLNAWGKMLEILEEEPLPSNGVLLHSFSGSIEVVPKLVELGCYFSFSGHFLLKHKQKAQATFQTIPIERILVETDGPSQMLPEELAEYLLPEDGEGKAVNHPGNIGAVYEGLAKLLGQPLDQFTAQVAKNFENLFGEVRVEKQAT, from the coding sequence ATGAAAATAAAGCTTTCCGTCAGCTTTTACTTAATTGAGGATATATTCGTGCCACTTTACGACAGTCACTTACACCTGCAGGATCCCCGGCTGAAATCGGTATTAGCGACTTTGTCAAAAGTGTATGCAAAACTAGGGGTCGAGCGTATTGTCGTCAATGGCACCGAGGAAGGTGACTGGGAAGGGGTTGGTCAACTTGCGGAAATGTTTCCCTTTGTGAAACCCGCCTTTGGAGTGCATCCATGGAGAATATTTAACCGGTCGCAGCATTGGTTTGGAAACCTTGAATACTGTATTGATCATTATCATGGATACATTGGTGAGATTGGATTGGATAGACGGATTGAACACCACGATTTCGATGATCAGATTGAAGTATTCCAGAAACAGTTACGCTTAGCCGCCCGAAAAAATGTTCCAGCGAGTATTCATTGTTTAAATGCGTGGGGCAAGATGCTGGAAATACTTGAAGAGGAGCCTTTGCCTTCCAACGGGGTTTTGCTGCATAGCTTTAGCGGCTCAATTGAAGTGGTGCCTAAGCTTGTCGAGCTCGGTTGTTATTTTTCCTTTAGCGGCCATTTTTTATTGAAGCACAAACAGAAAGCCCAAGCTACCTTCCAGACCATTCCGATTGAGCGGATATTAGTTGAAACGGACGGACCCTCGCAAATGCTGCCAGAAGAGTTAGCTGAATATCTATTGCCTGAAGATGGCGAAGGTAAAGCTGTCAACCATCCTGGAAATATTGGAGCCGTTTATGAAGGTTTGGCCAAACTGCTTGGTCAACCTCTCGATCAATTCACCGCTCAAGTTGCGAAGAACTTTGAGAACTTGTTCGGCGAAGTCAGGGTTGAAAAGCAGGCAACATAA
- the lpxI gene encoding UDP-2,3-diacylglucosamine diphosphatase LpxI (LpxI, functionally equivalent to LpxH, replaces it in LPS biosynthesis in a minority of bacteria.) — MSDVLSQFLPKGFQPEDGICLIAGKELYPELIARRMRSLGVRTTLVAYEGETRDSLYESYPEQDRIRIKVGKLGKMLKTLKSYNVRWALMAGQITPGRLFKGLYPDFKAVALLAKLKEKNAETIFTAISNEIANLGVELLDARAFLDDQLASPGPMTPIKKKVRPEFIEHGIEIAKEIARLDIGQGVVIRKGTVVAVEAFEGTDRMLKRAGSFQTNQLVFIKTVKPGQDYRFDVPVFGMRTLEVMKEADILHAYLEAHKTIILEKEKVLKTASKWGIQIVGY, encoded by the coding sequence GTGTCAGATGTCCTATCACAGTTTCTTCCCAAAGGTTTTCAGCCAGAGGACGGTATATGTTTAATTGCAGGCAAAGAGTTATACCCGGAGCTTATTGCACGACGTATGCGTTCATTGGGTGTTCGCACAACTTTGGTCGCTTACGAAGGTGAAACCCGCGATAGCCTTTACGAATCCTATCCTGAACAAGATCGCATTCGAATAAAAGTCGGCAAACTCGGCAAAATGCTGAAAACGCTGAAATCTTATAACGTAAGGTGGGCACTGATGGCCGGTCAAATTACACCAGGGCGTTTGTTCAAAGGCTTATACCCGGATTTTAAGGCCGTCGCTTTGCTAGCCAAATTGAAGGAGAAAAACGCAGAGACAATCTTTACAGCCATCTCCAACGAAATTGCTAACCTAGGCGTTGAGTTACTGGATGCACGAGCGTTTCTAGATGACCAATTGGCGAGCCCTGGCCCAATGACGCCGATTAAAAAAAAGGTGCGTCCAGAGTTCATCGAGCATGGGATTGAAATCGCCAAAGAAATTGCCCGCCTCGATATAGGCCAGGGGGTTGTCATCAGAAAAGGTACTGTAGTTGCGGTGGAAGCTTTCGAAGGCACGGATCGCATGTTGAAAAGAGCCGGTTCATTTCAAACCAATCAATTGGTCTTTATCAAAACTGTAAAACCCGGACAGGACTACCGCTTTGATGTTCCGGTCTTCGGAATGCGTACTCTCGAGGTTATGAAAGAAGCAGACATTTTGCATGCCTACCTGGAAGCCCATAAGACGATTATTCTCGAAAAGGAGAAGGTTCTCAAAACCGCATCTAAGTGGGGAATACAAATTGTAGGCTACTAG
- a CDS encoding tRNA threonylcarbamoyladenosine dehydratase, giving the protein MENTKERFGGIERLYGKAQARVLANAHIAIVGIGGVGSWTAEALARSGIGKLTLIDMDEVCVTNTNRQVHAETNTVGLMKTSAMTRRIQSIHPECEVIEENRFFTESTADTLLNGNFDCVVDAIDDRKNKSLLLARCRSRKIPVITTGGAGGLKDPTKVQVADITKAYNDPLLAVVRRILRKDYGFSRNLKRSWGIPCIFSSDMPVYPDNEGNLCSKKPDNAELKLDCDTGFGTASFVTGTFGFQAAAKAIEIVLRKANT; this is encoded by the coding sequence ATGGAAAACACTAAGGAACGCTTTGGTGGCATAGAGAGGCTATACGGGAAGGCACAAGCAAGAGTTCTGGCGAACGCCCATATAGCTATTGTTGGCATTGGTGGGGTTGGTTCCTGGACAGCTGAAGCCCTCGCCAGATCTGGAATTGGAAAACTTACCCTCATCGACATGGACGAGGTTTGTGTTACCAACACCAATCGGCAGGTACATGCGGAAACCAATACCGTTGGTCTTATGAAGACTTCCGCGATGACGCGCAGAATCCAATCCATTCACCCCGAATGCGAGGTCATTGAAGAAAATCGGTTTTTTACCGAATCCACTGCCGATACGCTTCTGAATGGAAACTTTGATTGCGTGGTTGATGCGATAGATGACCGTAAAAATAAAAGTCTGTTACTCGCGCGCTGCAGATCTAGAAAGATTCCGGTGATCACTACTGGAGGTGCTGGCGGACTGAAAGATCCGACCAAGGTTCAAGTTGCAGACATCACAAAAGCATATAACGATCCCCTGCTGGCTGTCGTTCGAAGAATACTTCGCAAAGATTATGGTTTTTCCCGAAACCTAAAACGGTCGTGGGGAATTCCCTGCATCTTCTCCTCTGATATGCCTGTGTATCCAGACAACGAAGGGAATCTGTGTAGTAAGAAACCAGACAATGCAGAACTTAAGCTGGATTGTGACACGGGGTTCGGAACTGCAAGTTTTGTTACCGGAACTTTTGGTTTTCAAGCTGCCGCCAAGGCTATTGAAATAGTCCTGCGAAAGGCAAACACCTAA
- a CDS encoding low molecular weight protein arginine phosphatase translates to MTGTLLFICTGNTCRSPMAERLVKHALEAEGAPLKGLVVQSAGISAGNGYPASSNSIAALKKVGIDLNDHSSKQTSESLLESADFIFGMTSSHLDSVNYYLGEDAEDKTFLMREFIEGTHDKEISDPFGGNFTEYENARDSMVEAIPGLIQFLKTKFPSTE, encoded by the coding sequence GTGACAGGAACTTTATTATTTATTTGTACCGGAAACACCTGCCGCAGTCCTATGGCGGAAAGGTTGGTGAAGCATGCACTCGAGGCTGAAGGTGCGCCACTGAAGGGTCTGGTTGTTCAATCAGCGGGGATTTCTGCAGGGAATGGTTATCCGGCCTCATCGAATTCTATAGCTGCATTAAAAAAAGTGGGGATAGATTTAAACGACCATTCTTCGAAACAGACCTCCGAATCTTTGTTGGAATCCGCCGATTTCATTTTTGGAATGACTAGCAGCCATTTGGATTCGGTGAACTATTACTTGGGTGAGGATGCTGAGGATAAAACGTTTCTGATGCGGGAGTTTATCGAAGGAACTCACGACAAAGAGATTTCCGATCCATTCGGAGGAAATTTCACTGAGTACGAAAACGCACGCGACTCAATGGTTGAAGCCATCCCGGGCTTAATCCAATTTCTAAAAACAAAATTCCCAAGCACAGAATGA
- the rmuC gene encoding DNA recombination protein RmuC, which produces MDWLLPVTAFIAGVLLSGVVIYLILRSDKLLLAERVRLKEEEFEKLNFAFDTLKGEQQALLEKLNVAKTEATTLETRLEGERKSHLEKEQVFEDLEKRFSDVFKALSGDALKRNNQSFLELAKEHLNTQQVKSKGELDQRKQAIESLLKPINESLKQFGEKVGEIEKARVGTYEALKEQVISLAEGQIRLRTETVNLSRALNTPRVRGSWGEIQLKKVVELAGMLEHCDFDQQQSSNREDGSRARPDMIVNLPGDKKIIIDAKAPLEGFLAALEADNKEDKNARMKDHARHIRAHIKDLGSRAYWEQFENTPEFVVLFLPGESYFSAALEVEPGLIDEGVQNKVILATPTTLIALLKVVAYGWRQENLALQSREISKLGKEIYERVSDVATNWAAVGKGLRSAVENYNKAVNNLETRVLVSARKLQELPIELSKKAIGEAPILEVIPRALKSPELEEE; this is translated from the coding sequence ATGGACTGGCTGCTACCGGTAACTGCATTTATCGCGGGTGTTCTGTTGAGTGGTGTCGTTATTTATTTAATACTACGCTCTGACAAACTACTCCTGGCTGAGCGTGTCCGACTTAAGGAAGAAGAGTTTGAAAAGCTTAATTTTGCATTTGATACGCTTAAGGGTGAACAACAGGCCTTGCTTGAGAAACTGAATGTAGCCAAGACGGAAGCAACTACGCTTGAAACACGTTTGGAAGGTGAACGAAAAAGTCATCTAGAAAAGGAACAGGTCTTCGAGGATTTGGAAAAACGGTTTTCGGATGTGTTCAAGGCTTTGTCAGGAGACGCCCTTAAACGGAACAACCAATCATTTCTCGAGCTCGCGAAAGAACATCTGAACACTCAACAGGTGAAGTCCAAGGGGGAATTGGACCAACGAAAGCAGGCCATCGAATCGTTGCTTAAACCAATTAATGAGTCACTTAAACAATTTGGCGAAAAAGTTGGAGAAATCGAAAAAGCACGGGTTGGAACTTACGAAGCGTTAAAAGAACAGGTAATTTCCCTTGCTGAGGGTCAGATTCGTTTGCGAACTGAAACCGTGAATCTTTCTCGAGCGCTGAATACTCCTCGTGTGCGTGGAAGTTGGGGAGAAATTCAGTTAAAGAAGGTGGTAGAGCTGGCCGGCATGCTGGAACACTGCGATTTCGACCAGCAGCAAAGCTCAAACCGGGAAGACGGGTCGCGAGCCCGACCGGACATGATCGTAAACCTGCCAGGTGACAAGAAGATCATTATTGATGCAAAGGCACCTCTCGAAGGGTTTCTCGCTGCATTGGAAGCGGACAATAAGGAAGATAAAAATGCCCGGATGAAAGATCACGCCCGGCATATTCGGGCGCATATCAAGGATCTGGGGAGTAGAGCGTATTGGGAACAATTTGAAAATACTCCCGAGTTTGTTGTTCTGTTTCTACCGGGTGAAAGTTATTTCAGCGCTGCTTTAGAAGTTGAGCCAGGTCTCATTGATGAGGGTGTTCAAAACAAAGTTATTCTGGCTACACCCACCACGTTGATCGCTTTGCTAAAGGTGGTGGCTTACGGCTGGCGTCAGGAGAACCTCGCCTTGCAATCGCGTGAAATAAGTAAGCTTGGAAAAGAGATTTATGAGCGTGTATCTGATGTTGCCACCAACTGGGCCGCTGTAGGGAAAGGACTGAGGTCGGCTGTGGAAAACTACAATAAAGCGGTCAACAACCTGGAAACGCGTGTCCTGGTTTCCGCACGTAAACTGCAGGAATTACCTATTGAATTATCCAAGAAAGCTATTGGTGAAGCTCCCATTTTGGAGGTCATCCCCCGTGCGTTGAAATCCCCGGAATTGGAAGAAGAATAG
- a CDS encoding Mur ligase family protein: protein MRIYFLGICGTAMGNVAVLMQRAGHVVGGSDTGIYPPMSTVLGDAGVEIFHGWDEENLIWFEPELVVVGNAVTRGNPEVEYLLRTKRYPTVSLPEIIGGKLLKGRPRVVITGTHGKTTTTALAAWLLKEAGSNPGWLVGGVPYSLSSGSELGAENSPFVLEGDEYDSAFFDKRSKFIHYRPDVLVINNVEFDHADIFRDLTDVKRTFNHLIRIVPDNGVILANGDDPVIRELLPVSWTTVRFVGLGEGNDFVISDFQETPGRSRFSIRLESGETVFFETKLNGIFNARNTAMALLAAGFVSDRGNPGSFLKAANVSDYQGVARRQDVLFDSDKLKVIEDFAHHPTAIRLCLESYKNCYDECEVVAVFEPRSNTSATKVLQKEFTGSLAYADRVLIAPVHRGEAYTDEQRIDSGAMVESLSTVCLSAKAYHSKEELFEELISMEGAKKRLVLLFTNGSFGEPLNEYLRVLKGR from the coding sequence ATGAGGATCTATTTCTTAGGCATCTGTGGTACTGCGATGGGTAATGTGGCTGTGTTGATGCAGCGCGCTGGCCACGTTGTCGGTGGTTCGGATACGGGGATTTACCCTCCCATGAGCACTGTTTTAGGGGATGCTGGTGTCGAGATTTTTCACGGCTGGGATGAAGAGAATTTAATATGGTTTGAGCCTGAGCTAGTTGTGGTCGGAAATGCGGTTACGCGAGGAAATCCTGAGGTAGAGTATTTGCTTCGGACGAAGCGTTATCCTACTGTGAGTCTGCCTGAAATAATCGGAGGCAAGCTACTGAAAGGAAGACCGCGGGTGGTGATAACCGGAACTCACGGAAAGACGACCACAACAGCGTTGGCTGCCTGGTTGTTAAAAGAGGCGGGCAGTAATCCAGGATGGCTTGTTGGTGGAGTTCCTTACTCCTTGTCCTCTGGATCGGAATTGGGAGCTGAAAACAGTCCATTTGTGTTAGAGGGAGATGAATACGACTCCGCGTTTTTTGACAAGCGAAGTAAGTTTATTCACTATCGGCCCGATGTCTTGGTAATTAATAATGTAGAGTTTGATCATGCGGATATTTTTCGTGACCTCACAGATGTGAAGCGGACATTTAATCACCTTATACGTATTGTTCCAGATAATGGTGTGATTCTTGCGAATGGTGACGATCCGGTGATTCGAGAATTACTTCCGGTCAGTTGGACCACAGTCCGCTTTGTCGGGCTGGGCGAAGGAAACGATTTTGTTATATCAGACTTCCAGGAAACCCCTGGTCGAAGTCGTTTTTCAATTCGATTGGAATCAGGAGAAACTGTATTCTTTGAAACTAAGCTAAACGGAATCTTCAATGCTCGGAATACGGCGATGGCACTTCTGGCAGCCGGGTTTGTTTCGGATCGAGGCAATCCCGGATCATTCTTAAAAGCTGCCAACGTTTCAGATTACCAAGGGGTCGCTCGTCGACAGGATGTGCTTTTTGATTCTGATAAACTTAAAGTAATTGAAGACTTTGCCCACCACCCAACTGCGATTCGTTTGTGCCTGGAGTCTTATAAGAATTGTTACGATGAGTGTGAGGTGGTGGCTGTTTTTGAGCCGCGGAGTAACACTTCTGCCACTAAGGTGCTTCAAAAGGAATTTACGGGTTCGCTCGCTTACGCAGACAGAGTATTGATTGCTCCGGTACATCGCGGAGAAGCATACACGGACGAACAACGGATTGATTCGGGTGCGATGGTGGAATCACTTTCGACAGTTTGTCTTTCGGCGAAAGCATACCATTCAAAAGAGGAATTGTTTGAAGAACTGATCTCGATGGAAGGCGCAAAGAAACGACTCGTTTTACTGTTTACGAATGGATCTTTCGGAGAACCACTGAATGAATATTTGCGGGTTCTAAAAGGAAGATAA
- the argA gene encoding amino-acid N-acetyltransferase: MADLTPEPISEIKPNDLRGILKYVPMFQNQTFVISVDGRIVEDPLFNNLLLDIAVLRNLHIKIILVYGIGRPLRNLAKENQTVISDMHGTGVVDDETLKLATKAAGNLSHHIMQGLTKMGIKCATTNAVRATPVGVIKGEDQLNLGKVDKVDNEALMQLLGNHMVPVISPIAFDRDGGSLRIDSDHLATEVAVAIAASKILFITSHSGLTVNETFYRALETEQLRKLYKENESTLDPAIQRKCKYALRALDGGVARVHILDGLEADSLLNEIFSSVGVGTLFYNHEYQKIRWARASDAQNLFDLARDPTETEELAKRSLREIEERIDSYFVYEIDGYILGCGSLVSFPHSSTFEIASLIVKQTQIGKGLGQKLVKFAEEEAVKKGGTKLVALSTQTFAFFTKKCGFKEGTINDLPSIRAEQLKTSQRNSKVLVKQL; this comes from the coding sequence ATGGCTGATCTAACACCAGAACCCATTTCCGAAATAAAACCGAATGATTTGCGAGGCATTCTGAAATACGTTCCCATGTTTCAGAACCAAACTTTTGTTATTTCGGTGGATGGTCGCATCGTTGAAGATCCGTTATTTAACAACCTGTTGCTCGATATTGCCGTCCTAAGAAACTTACATATCAAAATTATTCTGGTTTATGGAATTGGACGACCCTTGCGAAACCTGGCCAAGGAAAATCAAACCGTTATTTCAGATATGCACGGCACAGGAGTCGTGGATGATGAAACTTTGAAACTTGCAACCAAGGCAGCCGGAAACCTTTCGCATCACATTATGCAGGGTCTAACAAAAATGGGCATAAAGTGTGCGACTACCAATGCCGTTCGGGCAACACCCGTTGGGGTAATCAAAGGAGAGGATCAACTGAATTTAGGAAAAGTAGATAAAGTAGATAACGAGGCTCTCATGCAATTGTTAGGCAACCACATGGTACCCGTGATTTCACCTATCGCATTTGACCGGGATGGTGGCAGCTTGAGAATTGATTCTGATCATCTGGCTACGGAGGTCGCCGTGGCAATTGCGGCATCGAAGATTTTATTCATAACTTCTCACAGCGGCTTAACTGTAAATGAAACCTTTTACCGGGCCCTTGAAACGGAACAGTTGCGAAAGCTTTATAAAGAAAACGAATCAACACTTGATCCGGCTATACAAAGAAAATGCAAATACGCCTTGCGAGCACTCGATGGCGGAGTAGCGCGTGTTCACATTCTAGACGGCTTGGAAGCAGATAGCCTGCTCAATGAAATCTTTTCATCGGTAGGAGTCGGAACGCTTTTCTATAACCATGAATATCAAAAAATTCGGTGGGCCAGAGCGTCCGATGCGCAAAACCTTTTTGATCTGGCTCGCGATCCAACCGAGACAGAAGAACTTGCCAAACGCTCACTGCGTGAAATTGAAGAGCGGATTGACTCCTACTTTGTTTACGAAATTGATGGGTACATTCTCGGTTGCGGAAGTTTGGTTTCGTTTCCACATTCGAGCACCTTCGAAATTGCATCCCTTATAGTAAAGCAAACCCAGATTGGAAAAGGTCTCGGCCAAAAACTCGTCAAATTTGCTGAAGAAGAAGCCGTAAAAAAGGGAGGAACAAAACTAGTGGCGTTAAGTACCCAAACATTCGCGTTCTTTACCAAAAAATGCGGTTTCAAAGAAGGCACCATCAACGACCTTCCGTCTATTCGTGCGGAACAGTTGAAAACAAGCCAACGAAATTCAAAAGTCCTGGTTAAGCAATTATAG